TATCAGGGTTAAGCAAAATTTAACTAAGGTTGTGATGGCATGAGCATAATTGTGGGTTTGGGTAATCCTGGAACCCAATATCAAAACACTAGGCACAATATTGGGTTTCAAGTTCTGGAAAGATTAGCTCTTAGGTTTACTGACCATAATCTGAAATGGAAAAAGAAATTTTTAGCATACATTCTCTATCACAGATTTCTGGAGCAGGAAATTATTTTAGTTAAACCGCAAACCTTTATGAATCTTAGTGGTAGATCGGTAAGAGAAATTGTAGCTTATTATAATATTAGCTATAATCAATTACTAATTATTTATGATGATTTTCATCTTCCTCTGGGAATTATAAGGATTAGAAATAGGGGAAGTTCGGGTGGGCATAATGGAATGGATTCTGTAATAAATAGTCTGGAATCAGAAGATATTCCGCGTTTGAGAATTGGAATAAGAAATGATAAGCTGTTAGAGAATCTAGACTATTCTGATTTTGTATTATCTAATTTCTTACCTGAAGAGAAAGATTTGGTAGAGAATACTATTACCCATGCGGTACAGGCAGTAGAAGATATTTTAAGCAAAGGTTATAATTTTGCCATGAGAAAATATAACGGATTAGATTTAAATAATTAAAAACTCCAGTAAGTAAGAGTTTATAAAAATTTAATTTAATCTGCTTGAGTAGAAAGATAAAACAGGAAGGTGAGATGATTAAAAGGATCGCTGTTTTAACCAGTGGTGGAGATTCACCAGGAATGAATGCAGCTATCCGGGCGGTTGTTCGCACTGGAATATATTATGAATTGGAAGTTTGGGGAATACAATGCGGATATCAGGGGCTATTAGATAAAATATTTCTTCCCCTCAACCTAAAAA
This region of Atribacterota bacterium genomic DNA includes:
- the pth gene encoding aminoacyl-tRNA hydrolase translates to MSIIVGLGNPGTQYQNTRHNIGFQVLERLALRFTDHNLKWKKKFLAYILYHRFLEQEIILVKPQTFMNLSGRSVREIVAYYNISYNQLLIIYDDFHLPLGIIRIRNRGSSGGHNGMDSVINSLESEDIPRLRIGIRNDKLLENLDYSDFVLSNFLPEEKDLVENTITHAVQAVEDILSKGYNFAMRKYNGLDLNN